The Octopus bimaculoides isolate UCB-OBI-ISO-001 chromosome 1, ASM119413v2, whole genome shotgun sequence genome contains the following window.
ttaaCTTTCCATGGGAAGTGTGCCAGTAAGCTTTTGATCTCCAGAGTGTCATGAAATCAAAAAGATGGAAAGTATTTGTGTAAGGGCTCCctcattttttttgtgtttttgataaatgtgtataaacatctacatatatattgattatatagtactgcttttttttctgtgtatcaTTTTTTATCCCTACATAAAGGGTTTTTTTAAAGATGTGTATTAGTTAAAGGAGCAGTTGTTAATAGTTCTTTCTATAATCTTTAACACAACTGCAATACTCTTATTTATATAGTAGCTACACCTATTACTATAAGATCTATGGTACATGATATTATAACTATTGGGACTACATTATCATTTAAGAAAAGACAAACTGTTTGCAAGCTAAAACCTTCCAAAAAGTAAAACTGCCAATATTGAGGATATATGCCAGTTTTGGATAAGATGTAATAATAGCAGATGCTACATTTGGAATTTACTAACAATCTTGATGTCCTAACAAAAAGGACAGCTGAAATTTCCAGAagttatataataaaacattttatatgttTGGTAAAAACACAAATCTAAATGTATACAtcagaaaattataataaataatctgCCATACAAAGTAAACAAACACTTTAGTTACTTCGTTATAATAAATACTTCACCAtattgaataaacaaacaatttaacCAATCAGTTATAGTTTATCACAATTAGTAAACAAACACTATAGTCAGTTATAACAAACAGTTGATTAGACACACTGTAATGCTTTAGTCATTTGAAATCAGTGATTGAAATGGCTTTTAGGAATAAGAGGTACACTAAGATCTGTGAGGCTCAGTTTGAGGAAGAGTGGGAAAGGTGTGGAGGTTAGATACTATAAGCACCCTCCATACACACCTATCTCTGAGCTGAGAAACAGGGAGACACCCTCTCTCTGTGTACACTCTCCATCTCTGGTTTGAATAAATAGTTCAAGATTCACAATAAACACTTTAGTTATTTAGTTATACTCATTAACAAACACTTTGGTCCAttagttataataaataaatcatataatgagtaaacaaacattttactcagttttaataaattattaataatactgaGTACACAAACAGTTTAGACAGTTATAATCAATAGTTCACTATACTGAGTAAAAAAACACATTACTCAGTTATCACAATATAGTCCACCATATTCAGTTAACACACTCTACCCATGTCTATAGCAATAAATAGTTCCTCATACTCAACAAACACACTAAAATGTCAGTAACAATAAATAGTTAACCACACTCAGTAAACACACTCTAGTATGTCAGTAATATGTTTGGTCATTAGTTTACCATACACTGTAAATGCACTGCAGAATGTCAGTTCACCATGCTTAGTAAACAAACACTCATTTGTCAATCATAATACATAGTTAATCACACTCAATAAACACATACTAGTATGTAAGTGAtaacaaatatttcatcaaaCTGGCTAAACAAACACTGTACACAGTTAATTGTAATAAACAGTTCACCATACTCAATAAATACACCCTAGTATgccagtaataataaatatttcagtatacTCAGTAAACACACtgtaatatacatgtaataataaaTAGTTCACCCATACTCAGTAAACACATTGTAGCATGCCTATAATAATAAACAGTTCCACCATACTCAGTAAACACTCTGGTTTGTCAGAAATAATTAATAGTTCACTTACGTTCAGTAAACACACTCTAAGATGTAACAATAAATAGTTCACCATACTCAGTAAACACACTCTCtagtatatcaataataataaatagttcaCACTCAGTAAACACAGACTTGAGTATGTAATAATAAATAGTTCATCATGCTCAGTAAACGCACTCTAGTATGCcgggaaaaataaatacattaccatactcagtaaatacacacacactagtttgccaataataataataagtggttCACCCATACTCAAATACATACTCTAGTATGTAATAATAAATAGTTCACTATATATAGTAAACACACACTCTGTATGTCAGTAATAAAAAATAGCTCACCATACTCAGTAAATGCACTTTAGTAAGTCAGTAATAATAAGTAGTTCACTACATTGAGTAAACACATTATTCTGCTGTTAGTTGCAGCAGAACATTTAAGATACTCAAGAAACAAACACACCAGTGTAAGTTATCATAAAAAGCCCAAAATGCTCAACAAATACAGTAATGTCAAAACATACAACACAACAGAAAACAGTTCAGTTTGTCCATTATAACAGGtagttcataataataattagtatacCGAGTGTATTCCAGTTTTTAAAATTGGTACACCATATTCCTATATGTCATAAGAAGTAATTAGGAGAGTAGGTATCAGGAATTGTATCTGGTCATAAAACACTGCCTCAAAATGtcccattcaacccatgccaacatagaaaagtggacataaaaatggtgatgatgaatatagGCAAAAGGCTAGAAATTTAGTAGTAAGGAGTGTAATAAATCTTATCAACCTCAGtgttacttgactggtactttttgtTGTCTGgaagaacgaaaagcaaagtcaacctcaacaggaTTCACAGTCAGAACACAAAGGGACATAATTCAATACTGTAAGGTATTTTGTCAGTTGCTCTACATATTCTGCCAAGCCACTACCTTCATTTCacaataatcatttaaaaatccAGTCAGACTGTTATAAGTTGTTTACTACTCTCAGTAAAGAATGACATCGATGTTATACAGTTTACCATGCTCTATAAACAAacgtttacataaacacacacacacacacacataaaaccctATGCATCCAcaagtgaaactcagagtagcaagagagtGACTTGACCAAAacagcatgcatgcatacaatcatacattgAACTCAGCAAATTAAATATTACTCAATTAAAATAAACTGTTTGCCATACTCAGTACAAACACACAACCTTCTATAAACAGTTCATCCATCTTTAAATAAATACTACAGTCAGTTACATTAAACAGTTCACTGTATCCAATAAATAAAACCTCAAACATTCATTTCCCCATTCATGCTCTGTATGTGTAGGATGGTGTTCTTTTCTGAAGCTATTTTTATAACTTTCTAAAGCTAATCACAGAACTGTAAAGAAGGAATAAACATGTTGTTAGTCCAGCTCAGGTTCATGCTTCGCCTAAATGTACAACACAACGGATTTAGAAAGGCCCAAACTTATGACTATGTGCCCAATAGCATAACTTCAAAATTATTGGAGTTCACATGTAGAAACAGTTACAGCAAATTGTTTATCATACTCATTCAACAAATATAACAATCAGTCCATTATAATAAATGGCCCACAATATTCAGTTAATGCACAACACTGTTAGACAGTTCCCCATTCTCAAGAAACAAATAacccattcaataaataattcatcatgctcagtacacacacacacatacaccagttCTGTCAGTCATGAAAATTAGTTTActgtatttgtttaaaaaatgccACCGAAGTCTGTCAGTTATAATAAATAGTTCCTCATACTCAGTCTACACATACTATAATAGTCAGTCACTTCATGAACCCCAACAAAGAATGCACCACAGTCAGCCATTTACAATAAATGATCCCTGATCCCCCAATGCACAGTAAGCACATATCACTTAATTAACAGTTCACTAGAGACAGTAAACAACCCTCCACTACTCAATAAACAATTCACCAACACACTCTCACAATGTACATATCAAGATAAGTTATAGTACTTAGTTCACCAGATTGAACAACATACCCCCCACCTCTCCATCGATCAAACAGGATAAATAAACTGTATGTAGTGAACACGTCCAGTGGTCTATTGTAAAGAGCtagttttcattctctttcttctcctcatcatcatcttaattgtATTTGCTATTTAcgctttgttatttttttcccccattttgaaatgaatttcttttttatatgctGCCATTTATATTTAGCAGTTTTAGTCAATCTCCTTTATCTACTCACACAATACTGTCCAGTTTTCTTAATCAATAACTCATTCACTAGCTTAATCTCAAACCTTCTCAGATCAGTTGCTAAACAGCTTTATAACAGACTCTtctcacacaaacaaactcaagagagttatatttttctcttttgtttttgtgtttacaatattgaaCAATAAGGAGATGCATATGACGCATATGATGCCATATAGTTCCATCTTCCTTCAGTCTCACTTTTCCTTGTCTTCTCAGTTTGTGCATGAATTTCATCTTCCCAAACTTCATCATATTCCCTCTCGCTAatctcactgtcatcatcatcgctgcTCTCTAGACTCCAGTCAGCAGGATAGGCAAGCATCCTCTCACAAGATGAAGAGGTTGAGGTTATCATTGTATTTCTGCTTCGACcggcaccactgccaccaccgccactgccgccgccaccaccactactgctgctgctgctacagaaGCTGGCGCCAAGCTGAGAGGCAGAGCTTGGAGAGGTGTAGCTCAGAGCTTTCATTCTGGAACTGTGGAATTTGTGGAAATGCTTACCATCTTGACAGTCCATCAGGTATCCAATGATGGGCAGGGGAAGAGGGGATGCCCATGGATTAGGTTCTGGAATCGCTAGATTCTGCAAAACAAATGAAGTCATAAAAcagtaaacagataaataaataatgaggcAGGGTATGAACTTAGAGACATAATTAAATACTGTCAGCTATTTTAACCAATACTCTACTGAAGCTGTCTAATTTTTGGTACATAACCATAAATTAAGGGTGATTGATTAAATCCTTacacttaactgatacttattttattaacatggCACTACAgtggtttatttttgtattaaagaaaaataagaaaaataaaaaggtacCTGCTTTAATTGGTATTGCAGTAGATCAGCCATTGACTTTTGGTTTCTGCGATCTTTGAAAGACAATGGTGAACGACCATCCTGAATGAAAAGAAGATGTGAACAGTGTATGATAAATTAATAAtggaaagaatgataaaaataataaataatggctTCTTAGCcactgtatgattaagaagccATTACTTGCAAAGATGTTGTTTAAGCCCCACTGTATAGTACCTTGGTACCTTCagaaagtgttttctattataacctcaggcaAACCAATGccatgtaagtgaatttggtagacataaactttgtggaagtgtgtgtgtgtatgtgtgtgtgtgtgtgtgtttgtgtgtttgtgtgcgtgcgtgcgtgtgtgtgtgtgtgtgtcccaataCTGCTTGACGaccagttttggtttgtttaagcctctcctgtaacttagtggtttggcgaaagagtccaatagaatagaTACCAGACTGGGGTCAattaaagtactggggtcaattaaaacccttaaaggcagtgTGCTAGCAATTCCACAGTTccatgactgatacaagtaaaagacagaatgataaatttaataaataatgaaaagaatgtttaaaaaatatataataataaacttttagCTGTTAGTAACTGGATtacatttttgcaatatttttacgGGATACATCActgggttgtggccatgctggggtattgccTTTCAGAGAATAgtggattatattgaccccaatacatttttattaactgGTTTGTATTTTATTAACACTGGAAGAGTGAGCAGCAAAGataacctaggcagaatttgaaattagcCAATCAATACATGCATTAACCAATctattcatccatatatacatatccaacaGGTTTCTTCACAGTTTTCATCAATCAGATTTCATTCACAAGGTCAACTTgaagttatggtagaagacacttacccaatgtgaCACATAGTAAAATCAAAATTAGAACAATGTGTTCATTAAACACTCAACTTCTACATCATAGGCCATAAATGCACagaaatatgcaaacatatatccagctgtagaaactctgccaaattagattggagcctggtgttgccatccggtttcaccagtcctcagtcaaatcgtccaacccatgctagcatggaaggcggacgttaaacgatgatgatgatgatgatgacatatacacTAGTATATACTGTATTACAAGATCATGTATTTGAAGAAGAGTTGATAAATCAATATtcatcatacatcatcatcaattattgCTTTAACGttcacctttccatgcttgcataggtcagatggagtttgttgaggcagattttgtatggctggatacccttcctgttgccaaccctcacttgttttcaagtagactggaaacaaatgacactgcttgtttgccagtgatgcttgcttacaactatcatgtgatgtcaagacaaggagacataaatacacacacacaatatatatatatatatatatatatatcaaatggatgtcttataaaactattccgcacatacaataacagccatgccaacaatccaacacacctccatcatcagctgccccacagatatcattatggtttcaacacctgGACAGTACCAGTCAATCcagcagtgtcaacagcactaaaataagtgttgtttgggaacaaacatacctcagatatcaccacatttattcaatcttaattctaggaatgattaaacactaacattattaattaaactacaacaaagaaaccacatttaccctatgtacaaaaactatcagaaaattaataattctataaataaacCTATAACTAACTCCTAAATTATCTAACTAAATAGCAACTTAGCCCTTGAAGTTCATGAAGATAATATTtccaccagtcttccatagttattaatttaaaagtgaaagcttttatattctattctttccAAAACAAAATGAACTCAATTGAACTtaactaataatataattaattctaaGTGAACTACACTATTTCATAAAccaaaagttaataattaaaacactCCATACGTATTAAATATTCGTTATCCTTAAATCCTTTAATGTTAAACTTATACCAGTAATTTAATAGATAATATCCTTATTAAGtcagaaactaataaaagaatacctataattaacaattattattaaaaacctTGTTGCGATTAAAGctaaatatataactgtttaaaagataatataaaatataaagtattacCACTTACATGTTATCTGGACACATGAGGTCAACTATTTTCTCAAATGACTAAATCTTTGGTGGCGTGGTGCATAGTCCACTACTTTCTCAAATGTCTTAACTATTTGGTGATGTAgcactctaccaaatccattcagaaatctttggtcaacccagagctATATTATatttgggactgaacccaaaaccacatggttaggaatcaaatttcttaactacatagcctaatttttaaaattcttaaaatatgtgtttcTTTACCTGAAAAGACTAAtgtatttacaatttttatttcaaatggctttacatacatttttgttattCAAAACAAAGAAGTTTAATGCCAGGCTTCTAACAAGAAAGATTGTAAAGTTCTTTTGAACTGAAtgttaatcagaaaaaaaaacattcttttttgTTCTATAGATTTAGTCTACATTTAAAGTTCCAAATACACACTAAATGTAAAGGGCAAACATTTTCACAAAACCTCCCTCAATGCTACTCCCCCACACAATTGAGGAATCTTGTCTTGCATGTAATTTGGCGACTTTGTTGGtactagtgtcacataaaaagcacatagtacactctgtaaagtggttggtgttaggaaggtcatccatcCGTAGAAATCCTGTCAAAGCAGACAGTGAAGCATGAAGTCCTCTGgattgccagcttctgtcaaactgtctaacctatgccagcattgaaaatgcacgttaaatggtgatggtgatgatgataatgatgatgaaacacaTACCTTATCAACAGTAAACTCAGAACATCCataatcaatcaatatatttgaCATTTCATTATCTTCAGGCATTCCGTGTGCATAGTGAAGAGCAGTTCGATAAAactggggggaaaaaaaggaaattacaatgcaaatacaaaataaaaaataacaaaatcaatttaaaaataaaatattgttagaAACTGTGATGTGATAAATccttcacaaacacaaatataggaATCAGCTGTGAAGTGAATTAGATATTAAATTATTCACAGCCAGGACAATGTCACTCAATAACTGATAACTGGATTGAAGGTGCAGACTAACTATGTGTTCAAAAGGAAATTTGATTACAAAAGGTATTTTAGAAATTCATAGAGACAAGAGAAAAATGCATTTAGTATATTATTAACTGCTTATGCATTAAAAACTGTTCTAGTCAGagataatttgaaagaaagaggaaatgggTAAAAATTAATTAGTAACATACTAAGAAGTATACTAACCTGATCTCTTAAAGAGTCAAGACTTAGCTTATTTTTATAAACAAGGGTGTGAACTAAAGTCCTTACAATTGGGACATAACTTCTAAGAACTGCCTTGTGAAGTACAGGTTGACCATCGCCCTAGAGAAAGCGGAAGATTTCATATGGATTATTAATCATCcagataaagaataaataaatgttaaaggAAAATTATAT
Protein-coding sequences here:
- the LOC106880455 gene encoding uncharacterized protein LOC106880455; amino-acid sequence: MSKHQFNIPITEIDILNNPSEESEDSASLSQKSPTPNTSAFQNFSKYQEKIKLFVTAVVEGNVEEVTNNLFTNDPELSAFEPCLAGARYKGDGQPVLHKAVLRSYVPIVRTLVHTLVYKNKLSLDSLRDQFYRTALHYAHGMPEDNEMSNILIDYGCSEFTVDKDGRSPLSFKDRRNQKSMADLLQYQLKQNLAIPEPNPWASPLPLPIIGYLMDCQDGKHFHKFHSSRMKALSYTSPSSASQLGASFCSSSSSSGGGGGSGGGGSGAGRSRNTMITSTSSSCERMLAYPADWSLESSDDDDSEISEREYDEVWEDEIHAQTEKTRKSETEGRWNYMASYASYASPYCSIL